From a region of the Sander lucioperca isolate FBNREF2018 chromosome 8, SLUC_FBN_1.2, whole genome shotgun sequence genome:
- the LOC118495660 gene encoding uncharacterized protein LOC118495660 isoform X2 — MTVFGTKMTVVLVFRFLPVQTAVGRLRRHQRKPRSLASLYISLLLDALAELPCTPCIIVMDEGRYKMSVDEVTVNIIGCPLVAVSYMFSLYYVLNIKYPKGAALTLEFIQRCLLGINPERGTKAEKGGKQYNIPPKLLRFLSDLNDFNNPWKI, encoded by the exons ATGACTGTATTTGGAACTAAAATGACTGTTGTACTTGTTTTCAGATTTCTACCAGTGCAAACAGCAGTTGGACGTCTCAGAAGACACCAAAGAAAGCCACGCAGTCTTGCTAGCCTTTACATCTCCTTACTACTG GATGCCTTAGCAGAGCTGCCATGCACCCCGTGTATCATAGTTATGG ATGAAGGAAGATATAAGATGTCAGTGGATGAAGTCACAGTTAACATCATCGGCTGTCCACTAGTTGCTGTGAGCTATATGTTCAGCCTATATTATGTGCTGAATATAAAGTATCCAAAGGGAGCAGCCCTGACTCTGGAGTTCATCCAGAG GTGCCTGCTAGGGATAAACCCAGAACGGGGCACGAAAGCAGAAAAGGGGGGGAAACAGTACAACATACCCCCAAAACTGCTTCGATTCCTGTCTGACCTTAATGACTTCAACAATCCGTGGAAGATTTAA
- the LOC118495660 gene encoding uncharacterized protein LOC118495660 isoform X1: MEPVREKIRSTLPSLEEEQIETLVTKLTDIGVTNLEDCTFLTAADFDGILSLIQSRRLINAFSSASQSTLVVSGAPSEHLVGTPTVVLNEHLVGTPSATPPQKFQIPWQKFPVTLMNALKEKKRPPPKDRRHMIRIIMEDMMATDTRPGRSKLKQVA, from the exons ATGGAGCCTGTAAGGGAGAAGATCAGAAGCACACTGCCTTCACTGGAAGAGGAGCAAATAGAAACTCTTGTCACAAAGTTGACGGATATTGGAGTTACAAATCTGGAAGACTGCACGTTTTTAACAGCAGCTGACTTTGATGGGATTTTGTCATTGATACAGTCCAGGCGGCTGATAAATGCATTCTCCTCAG CATCTCAGAGCACCTTGGTTGTGTCCGGTGCGCCAAGCGAGCATCTGGTGGGGACGCCAACTGTGGTGCTAAACGAGCATCTGGTGGGGACGCCAAGTGCGACGCCTCCACAGAAGTTTCAAATCCCTTGGCAGAAGTTCCCAGTTACGTTGATGAATGCActgaaggagaagaagagaccACCACCAAAAGATAGAAGGCACATGATCCGGATCATCATGGAAGACATGATGGCTACTGACACCAGACCAGGCAGAAGCAAGTTGAAGCAGGTTGCATAG